The Petropleomorpha daqingensis genome includes a window with the following:
- the rhaI gene encoding L-rhamnose isomerase, giving the protein MTDLRARALEALAAQTIELPSWAFGNSGTRFKVFGQPGVARDPFEKLEDAAQVHRYTGVAPRVSLHIPWDLVEDYGKLAAHAADLGVQIGGINSNLFQDDDYRLGSLTHPDQRVRAKAIAHHAQCVEVMRQTGSTALKLWLPDGTNYPGQDDLRARQDRLADSLQQIYALLDPEHRLLIEYKFFEPYFYAMDIPDWGTSLLHCLALGERAQVVLDTGHHAPGTNIEFIVMQLLRAGRLGAFDFNSRNYADDDLIVGSADPFQLFRIMNEIVAADALRPDSGVNFMLDQCHNIEPKIPGQIRSVQNVQEATAKALLVDREALREAQRSGDVLAANGVLMDAYNTDVRPLLAELRESKGLEPDPYAAYARSGYQERIARERVGGQQAGWGA; this is encoded by the coding sequence GTGACCGACCTCCGTGCCCGCGCCCTCGAGGCCCTGGCCGCGCAGACGATCGAGCTGCCCTCCTGGGCGTTCGGCAACTCCGGCACCCGCTTCAAGGTGTTCGGCCAGCCCGGTGTGGCGCGCGATCCGTTCGAGAAGCTCGAGGACGCCGCCCAGGTGCACCGCTACACGGGGGTCGCGCCGCGGGTCTCGCTGCACATCCCGTGGGACCTCGTCGAGGACTACGGCAAGCTCGCCGCGCACGCGGCTGACCTGGGCGTGCAGATCGGCGGGATCAACTCCAACCTGTTCCAGGACGACGACTACCGGCTCGGCTCGCTGACCCACCCCGACCAGCGGGTGCGCGCCAAGGCGATCGCCCACCACGCGCAGTGCGTGGAGGTCATGCGGCAGACCGGGTCGACCGCCCTCAAGCTCTGGCTGCCCGACGGCACCAACTACCCGGGCCAGGACGACCTGCGCGCCCGCCAGGACCGGCTCGCCGACTCGCTGCAGCAGATCTACGCGCTGCTGGACCCCGAGCACCGGCTGCTCATCGAGTACAAGTTCTTCGAGCCGTACTTCTACGCGATGGACATCCCCGACTGGGGCACCTCGCTGCTGCACTGCCTCGCGCTCGGCGAGCGGGCGCAGGTCGTGCTCGACACCGGCCACCACGCGCCCGGGACGAACATCGAGTTCATCGTCATGCAGCTGCTGCGGGCCGGCCGGCTGGGCGCCTTCGACTTCAACTCCCGCAACTACGCCGACGACGACCTCATCGTCGGGTCCGCGGACCCGTTCCAGCTGTTCCGGATCATGAACGAGATCGTGGCCGCCGACGCGCTGCGCCCGGACTCCGGCGTCAACTTCATGCTCGACCAGTGCCACAACATCGAGCCGAAGATCCCCGGCCAGATCCGCTCGGTGCAGAACGTCCAGGAGGCGACCGCGAAGGCGCTGCTGGTCGACCGCGAAGCGCTGCGCGAGGCCCAGCGGTCCGGTGACGTGCTGGCCGCGAACGGCGTCCTGATGGACGCCTACAACACCGACGTCCGGCCGTTGCTGGCCGAGCTGCGCGAGTCGAAGGGCCTCGAGCCCGACCCGTACGCCGCCTACGCCCGCTCCGGCTACCAGGAGCGCATCGCCCGCGAGCGCGTCGGCGGCCAGCAGGCCGGCTGGGGCGCCTGA
- a CDS encoding LacI family DNA-binding transcriptional regulator, with amino-acid sequence MRDVALRAGVSVGTVSNVLNRPEVVSPPTRERVLAAIDALGFVRNESARHLRAGSSRTVGLVVLDIANPFFTDVARGVEDVLNEQGLALILCNADDRPEKEAAYLAVLAEQRVQGVIITPTAQLSPHLDAIRQRGVPVVLLDRRAPGPDQCSVAVDDVVGGQLAAEHLLERGHERIAFIGGPSGLPQVQERHAGVERAVRRRFGSDEPLTVFSPETLTVLGGREAGAQIVGMSESRRPTAAVCANDLIALGLLQEMVRHGVRVPDDFAIVGYDDIDFAGAAAVPLTSVRKPRQELGRRAAELLIEEANAHATHLHQQLVYEPTLVVRESSMVRRSAAARRGSA; translated from the coding sequence ATCCGCGACGTCGCCCTGCGGGCCGGGGTGTCGGTCGGCACCGTGAGCAACGTCCTCAACCGGCCCGAGGTGGTCAGCCCGCCCACCCGCGAGCGCGTGCTCGCCGCGATCGACGCGTTGGGCTTCGTGCGCAACGAGTCGGCCCGTCACCTGCGCGCGGGCTCCAGCCGCACGGTCGGCCTCGTCGTCCTCGACATCGCCAACCCGTTCTTCACCGACGTCGCCCGCGGGGTCGAGGACGTCCTCAACGAGCAGGGCCTGGCGCTGATCCTGTGCAACGCCGACGACCGCCCCGAGAAGGAGGCGGCCTACCTGGCGGTGCTGGCCGAGCAGCGGGTGCAGGGCGTGATCATCACGCCCACCGCCCAGCTGTCCCCGCACCTCGACGCGATCCGGCAGCGCGGCGTCCCCGTCGTCCTGCTCGACCGCCGGGCACCCGGTCCCGACCAGTGCTCGGTCGCCGTCGACGACGTCGTCGGCGGTCAGCTGGCCGCCGAGCACCTGCTGGAGCGCGGGCACGAGCGGATCGCGTTCATCGGCGGCCCGTCCGGGCTGCCGCAGGTGCAGGAACGGCACGCCGGCGTGGAGCGCGCCGTCCGCCGGCGGTTCGGGTCCGACGAGCCGCTGACCGTGTTCTCCCCGGAGACGCTCACCGTGCTCGGCGGTCGCGAGGCCGGCGCGCAGATCGTCGGGATGTCCGAGTCGCGGCGGCCGACGGCGGCGGTCTGCGCCAACGACCTGATCGCGCTGGGCCTGCTGCAGGAGATGGTCCGGCACGGGGTGCGGGTCCCGGACGACTTCGCGATCGTGGGCTACGACGACATCGACTTCGCCGGCGCGGCCGCCGTTCCGCTCACCTCGGTGCGCAAGCCGCGCCAGGAGCTCGGCCGCCGGGCCGCCGAGCTGCTGATCGAGGAGGCCAACGCGCACGCGACGCACCTGCACCAGCAACTGGTCTACGAGCCGACGCTCGTCGTCCGGGAGTCCAGCATGGTCCGCCGCTCCGCGGCGGCCCGGAGAGGGAGCGCATGA
- a CDS encoding (Fe-S)-binding protein, whose product MKVALFATCLVDTVAPQVARATAVLLERLGHEVVVPPGQACCGQMHVNTGYRREAVPIVANHVRAFAGAEAVVAPSGSCVASIHHQQADVLRRGGETALADEAAALAERTYELSQFLVDVLGVTDVGAYYPHRVTYHPTCHSLRMLHVGDRPVRLLRAVRGLELVELPGAEQCCGFGGTFAVKNADTSTAMLTDKMANILGTHAEVCTAGDASCLMHIGGGLSRLRSGTRTVHLAEILASTEEAVSPHQATRPAVPA is encoded by the coding sequence ATGAAGGTCGCGCTGTTCGCCACCTGCCTGGTGGACACCGTCGCACCGCAGGTGGCCCGCGCGACGGCGGTGCTGCTCGAGCGGCTGGGGCACGAGGTCGTCGTCCCGCCCGGCCAGGCGTGCTGCGGTCAGATGCACGTCAACACCGGCTACCGCCGCGAGGCGGTGCCGATCGTGGCCAACCACGTGCGCGCCTTCGCCGGTGCGGAGGCGGTCGTGGCGCCGTCCGGCTCGTGCGTCGCGTCCATCCACCACCAGCAGGCCGACGTGCTGCGCCGGGGCGGCGAGACCGCCCTGGCCGACGAGGCCGCCGCGCTCGCCGAGCGGACCTACGAGCTCTCCCAGTTCCTCGTCGACGTCCTCGGGGTGACCGACGTCGGCGCCTACTACCCGCACCGCGTGACCTACCACCCGACCTGCCACTCGCTGCGGATGCTCCACGTCGGCGACCGACCGGTGCGGCTGCTGCGGGCGGTCCGCGGCCTGGAGCTGGTCGAGCTGCCCGGCGCCGAGCAGTGCTGCGGCTTCGGCGGCACGTTCGCGGTCAAGAACGCCGACACCTCGACGGCGATGCTCACCGACAAGATGGCGAACATCCTCGGCACGCACGCCGAGGTCTGCACCGCCGGCGACGCGTCGTGCCTGATGCACATCGGCGGCGGGCTGTCGCGGCTGCGCTCGGGCACGCGCACCGTGCACCTCGCCGAGATCCTCGCCTCGACCGAAGAGGCGGTCTCCCCGCACCAGGCGACCCGGCCGGCGGTGCCGGCGTGA
- a CDS encoding LutB/LldF family L-lactate oxidation iron-sulfur protein, whose amino-acid sequence MTVFLGLPTAPRGVGNLRGDQPFPDAARTALRDGQLRANLGHATSTIRAKRAAVVGEVPDWAQLRAAGAALKRATMARLDEHLLALEEQVTARGGTVHWARDANEANEIVTRLVRATGSDEVVKVKSMATQEIGLNEALEAAGIAAHETDLAELIVQLGHDKPSHILVPAIHKNRAEIREIFLREMPAVDPELTDEPRQLAMAARAHLRERFLRARVAISGANFAVAKTGTLAVVESEGNGRMCLTLPETLITVMGIEKLVPTWRDLEVFLQLLPRSSTGERMNPYTSLWAGVTPGDGPQEFHLVLLDNGRTATLADEIGREALHCIRCSACLNVCPVYERTGGHAYGSVYPGPIGAVLSPQLTGVEDNASLPYASSLCGACYEVCPVAIDIPSILVHLRAEHVEAQERTTVEALGFRWLAKAMSNPRLWHAAQKAAGLGRFLARGKPTMPAALPPPASKWTRTRDLPTPPKETFTQAWLREHGG is encoded by the coding sequence GTGACCGTCTTCCTCGGCCTGCCCACCGCACCCCGTGGGGTCGGCAACCTCCGCGGCGACCAGCCGTTCCCCGACGCCGCCCGCACCGCGCTGCGCGACGGGCAGCTGCGGGCCAACCTCGGCCACGCGACGAGCACGATCCGCGCGAAGCGGGCGGCCGTGGTCGGCGAGGTGCCCGACTGGGCGCAGCTGCGGGCAGCCGGCGCGGCGCTCAAGCGCGCGACCATGGCCCGGCTCGACGAGCACCTGCTCGCCCTCGAGGAGCAGGTCACCGCGCGCGGCGGCACCGTGCACTGGGCGCGCGACGCGAACGAGGCCAACGAGATCGTCACCCGCCTGGTCCGGGCCACCGGCAGCGACGAGGTGGTCAAGGTCAAGTCGATGGCCACCCAGGAGATCGGCCTCAACGAGGCGCTCGAGGCCGCCGGCATCGCCGCGCACGAGACCGACCTCGCCGAGCTGATCGTGCAGCTCGGGCACGACAAGCCCTCGCACATCCTGGTGCCGGCGATCCACAAGAACCGCGCGGAGATCCGCGAGATCTTCCTGCGCGAGATGCCGGCCGTGGACCCCGAGCTGACCGACGAGCCGCGGCAGCTGGCCATGGCCGCCCGCGCGCACCTGCGGGAGCGGTTCCTGCGGGCGAGGGTCGCGATCAGCGGGGCGAACTTCGCCGTGGCCAAGACCGGCACCCTCGCCGTCGTCGAGAGCGAGGGCAACGGGCGGATGTGCCTGACCCTGCCGGAGACGCTGATCACGGTCATGGGCATCGAGAAGCTCGTGCCCACCTGGCGCGACCTCGAGGTCTTCCTCCAACTGCTGCCGCGGAGCTCCACCGGCGAGCGGATGAACCCGTACACGTCGCTCTGGGCGGGGGTCACCCCCGGCGACGGGCCGCAGGAGTTCCACCTGGTCCTGCTGGACAACGGGCGGACGGCGACCCTCGCCGACGAGATCGGCCGCGAGGCGCTGCACTGCATCCGATGCTCGGCCTGCCTCAACGTCTGCCCGGTCTACGAGCGCACCGGCGGGCACGCGTACGGCTCGGTCTACCCGGGGCCGATCGGGGCGGTGCTCTCGCCGCAGCTGACCGGGGTGGAGGACAACGCCTCCCTGCCGTACGCGTCGTCGCTGTGCGGGGCCTGCTACGAGGTCTGCCCGGTGGCCATCGACATCCCGTCGATCCTCGTGCACCTGCGCGCCGAGCACGTCGAGGCCCAGGAGCGGACGACGGTCGAGGCCCTCGGCTTCCGCTGGCTGGCCAAGGCGATGTCGAACCCGCGGCTGTGGCACGCGGCGCAGAAGGCGGCCGGGCTGGGCCGGTTCCTCGCCCGCGGCAAGCCGACGATGCCCGCGGCGCTGCCGCCCCCGGCGTCGAAGTGGACGCGCACCCGCGATCTGCCCACCCCGCCGAAGGAGACCTTCACCCAGGCCTGGCTGCGGGAGCACGGCGGATGA
- a CDS encoding LutC/YkgG family protein: MSARDEVLARIRTALGDRPAVAELARDYRVRDDRPADVLREVLADRLEDYRAQVLRCAPDRIAEAVSAALDAGLGAGWRPADVVVTPGLPGPWRPDGVTEDDGRPAVELAGFAAAVTGVAVAIAETGTLVLDGAAESGRRAVSLLPDCLVCVVTSDQVVGGVPEGLARLDPVRPLTMISGPSATSDIELSRVEGVHGPRTLVVVLAA; the protein is encoded by the coding sequence ATGAGCGCCCGCGACGAGGTGCTGGCCCGGATCCGGACGGCGCTGGGCGACCGTCCGGCGGTGGCCGAGCTCGCCCGCGACTACCGGGTCCGCGACGACCGCCCGGCCGACGTCCTGCGCGAGGTGCTCGCCGACCGGCTCGAGGACTACCGGGCGCAGGTGCTGCGCTGCGCGCCGGACCGGATCGCCGAGGCGGTCAGCGCGGCGCTGGACGCCGGGCTGGGGGCCGGCTGGCGGCCGGCCGACGTCGTCGTTACCCCCGGTCTGCCGGGCCCCTGGCGTCCCGATGGGGTGACCGAGGACGACGGCCGCCCCGCGGTCGAGCTGGCCGGCTTCGCCGCCGCGGTCACCGGCGTCGCGGTCGCGATCGCCGAGACCGGCACGCTGGTGCTCGACGGCGCCGCCGAGAGCGGCCGGCGCGCGGTCTCCCTGCTGCCCGACTGCCTGGTCTGCGTGGTGACCTCCGACCAGGTCGTCGGGGGAGTGCCCGAGGGGCTCGCGCGGCTCGACCCGGTGCGACCGCTGACGATGATCAGCGGTCCGTCGGCCACCAGCGACATCGAGCTCTCGCGGGTCGAGGGCGTGCACGGCCCCCGGACCCTCGTGGTGGTGCTGGCCGCCTAG
- a CDS encoding LCP family protein, producing the protein MSADLEAPPDAGSGGARRPPRRSRRTAHSFGGALGLTVLGAVVPGTGFFAAGRRKLGALTLVVFLLVVGGALYLATIGRHAAVQLAVSTSSLLWVIGGVALIALLWIAVIAAGYTMLAPRGTRALQHVVGTVLVVLLAVAVAVPAYWVVRLADAQRGLINGVFADHQSATVDDKPNPFAGKDRVNVLLLGGDSGPGRDGLRTDTVIVASIDTHNGDTTLFSLPRNLENLPFPPSSPMAQFYPNGFEAGSESEGLLNAVYRNGPAQHPGILGPTDDEGADWLKLGVGQALGLHIDYFVLVNLEGFSRLVDALGGVTVNVNYWVPINGDPGTGQLPDDYIAPGPHQHLDGFHALQFARGRFGLTDYDRMARQRCTIGAIVQAADPVTVLRKYQQIAETTQDMVSTDIPQSALSDFVDLGFQVKDAEVHSVVFDNTLIDPAYPDYDQMRQIVQSALSSDAPASSSSAAPTTGTTAPVTSGSAGETPPPSGSPVTDVGDACAYNPQQAQQALAQGKPPTRHR; encoded by the coding sequence GTGAGCGCTGACCTCGAGGCGCCGCCGGACGCCGGATCCGGTGGTGCGCGCCGGCCGCCGCGCCGCTCGCGCCGGACCGCCCACAGCTTCGGTGGGGCCCTCGGCCTCACGGTTCTCGGCGCCGTCGTCCCCGGGACCGGCTTCTTCGCCGCCGGACGGCGCAAGCTCGGCGCGCTGACCCTGGTGGTGTTCCTGCTGGTGGTCGGCGGTGCCCTGTACCTCGCGACGATCGGCCGGCACGCCGCCGTCCAGCTCGCGGTGAGCACGAGTTCGTTGCTCTGGGTGATCGGCGGCGTGGCCTTGATCGCGCTGCTCTGGATCGCGGTGATCGCCGCGGGCTACACGATGCTCGCCCCCCGGGGGACCCGCGCGCTGCAGCACGTCGTCGGCACGGTGCTCGTCGTCCTGCTCGCGGTCGCGGTGGCCGTGCCCGCCTACTGGGTGGTGCGGCTGGCCGACGCGCAGCGCGGCCTGATCAACGGGGTCTTCGCCGACCACCAGTCGGCCACCGTCGACGACAAGCCCAACCCGTTCGCCGGCAAGGACCGGGTGAACGTGCTGCTGCTCGGCGGTGACTCCGGTCCGGGCCGCGACGGCCTGCGCACCGACACGGTGATCGTGGCCAGCATCGACACCCACAACGGCGACACGACGCTGTTCAGCCTGCCCCGCAACCTGGAGAACCTGCCCTTCCCGCCGAGCAGCCCGATGGCGCAGTTCTACCCGAACGGCTTCGAGGCCGGCAGCGAGAGCGAGGGACTGCTCAACGCCGTCTACCGCAACGGCCCGGCGCAGCACCCCGGCATCCTCGGCCCCACCGACGACGAGGGCGCCGACTGGCTCAAGCTCGGCGTCGGTCAGGCGCTCGGGCTGCACATCGACTACTTCGTGCTGGTCAACCTCGAGGGCTTCAGCCGGCTGGTCGACGCGCTCGGCGGCGTCACGGTCAACGTCAACTACTGGGTGCCGATCAACGGTGACCCGGGCACCGGGCAGCTGCCCGACGACTACATCGCCCCCGGGCCGCACCAGCACCTCGACGGCTTCCACGCGCTGCAGTTCGCCCGCGGCCGGTTCGGCCTCACCGACTACGACCGCATGGCGCGGCAGCGCTGCACGATCGGCGCCATCGTCCAGGCCGCCGACCCGGTGACGGTGCTGCGCAAGTACCAGCAGATCGCCGAGACCACGCAGGACATGGTCAGCACCGACATCCCGCAGTCGGCGCTGTCGGACTTCGTCGACCTCGGGTTCCAGGTCAAGGACGCCGAGGTGCACAGCGTCGTCTTCGACAACACGCTGATCGACCCGGCGTACCCGGACTACGACCAGATGCGCCAGATCGTGCAGTCCGCGCTGTCGTCCGACGCCCCCGCGTCCAGCAGCAGCGCGGCGCCGACCACGGGGACGACGGCCCCGGTCACCTCGGGGTCCGCCGGGGAGACGCCGCCGCCGTCGGGCTCGCCGGTCACCGACGTCGGCGACGCGTGCGCCTACAACCCGCAGCAGGCGCAGCAGGCGCTCGCCCAGGGCAAGCCGCCCACCCGCCACCGCTAG
- a CDS encoding acyl-ACP desaturase, giving the protein MSSTPAQSAVLVELEPVVAENLDRHLSLAKEWHPHDYIPWSQGRDFAFLGGEDWAPEHSRLDETAKAAMITNLLTEDNLPSYHREIATRFGRDGAWGTWIGRWTAEENRHGVALRDYLVVTRGVDPVELERARMDYMTIGYDSGDKTPLEAIAYVSFQELATRVSHRNTGRATGDPIADRLLARIATDENLHMVFYRNMMAAAFDIDPDLAMQAVTKEVVGFEMPGATMANFRRNSMLIAKAGIYDLRLHHDEVVSPVLRAWKVFDRTDLGPAGEKAREELAVFLEGLDAQATRFVESRERARARAAAKD; this is encoded by the coding sequence ATGTCCAGCACGCCCGCCCAGAGCGCCGTCCTCGTCGAACTCGAGCCGGTGGTCGCAGAGAACCTCGACCGGCACCTGTCGCTGGCCAAGGAGTGGCACCCGCACGACTACATCCCCTGGTCGCAGGGGCGCGACTTCGCGTTCCTGGGCGGGGAGGACTGGGCGCCGGAGCACTCGCGGCTCGACGAGACCGCCAAGGCCGCGATGATCACCAACCTGCTCACCGAGGACAACCTGCCCAGCTACCACCGCGAGATCGCCACCCGCTTCGGCCGGGACGGCGCGTGGGGCACGTGGATCGGCCGGTGGACGGCGGAGGAGAACCGGCACGGCGTCGCCCTGCGCGACTACCTCGTGGTCACCCGCGGCGTGGACCCCGTGGAGCTGGAGCGGGCCCGGATGGACTACATGACCATCGGCTACGACTCCGGGGACAAGACGCCGCTCGAGGCGATCGCCTACGTCTCGTTCCAGGAGCTGGCGACCCGCGTCTCGCACCGCAACACCGGCCGGGCCACCGGCGACCCGATCGCCGACCGGCTGCTGGCCCGCATCGCGACCGACGAGAACCTGCACATGGTCTTCTACCGGAACATGATGGCGGCCGCGTTCGACATCGACCCGGACCTGGCCATGCAGGCGGTGACCAAGGAGGTCGTCGGCTTCGAGATGCCCGGCGCCACCATGGCGAACTTCCGGCGCAACTCGATGCTGATCGCCAAGGCCGGCATCTACGACCTGCGGCTGCACCACGACGAGGTGGTCAGCCCCGTGCTGCGCGCCTGGAAGGTGTTCGACCGCACGGACCTGGGCCCGGCGGGGGAGAAGGCGCGCGAGGAGCTGGCCGTGTTCCTCGAGGGCCTCGACGCGCAGGCGACCCGGTTCGTGGAGAGCCGCGAGCGCGCCCGGGCCAGGGCCGCGGCCAAGGACTGA
- a CDS encoding RidA family protein gives MDVDTRLKELGIELPEPVAPGGNYVPVMRAGDLLFLSGAGPARPDGSMVTGKVGDGGLSLAEGREAARLTGLQLLAVLQSELGDLGRVRQVVKLFGMVNVAPGFTDTPGVINGCSDLLVEVFGDQGRGARSAVGQAALPFDIAVEIEAVVLCDLSSSG, from the coding sequence ATGGACGTCGACACCCGCCTGAAGGAGCTCGGCATCGAGCTGCCGGAACCGGTCGCCCCGGGCGGCAACTACGTCCCGGTCATGCGGGCCGGCGACCTGCTGTTCCTCTCCGGCGCGGGGCCGGCGCGGCCCGACGGGAGCATGGTCACCGGCAAGGTGGGGGACGGCGGGCTGAGCCTCGCCGAGGGGCGGGAGGCGGCCCGGCTGACCGGGCTGCAGCTGCTCGCCGTTCTCCAGTCCGAACTCGGCGACCTCGGCCGCGTGCGTCAGGTGGTCAAGCTCTTCGGCATGGTCAACGTGGCGCCCGGCTTCACCGACACGCCGGGTGTCATCAACGGCTGCTCCGACCTGCTGGTCGAGGTGTTCGGCGACCAGGGCCGGGGCGCCCGCTCGGCGGTGGGCCAGGCGGCGCTGCCCTTCGACATCGCCGTCGAGATCGAGGCCGTCGTCCTCTGTGATCTGTCATCCTCCGGATGA
- a CDS encoding exodeoxyribonuclease III, with the protein MRLATWNVNSIRSRVDRVAAWLQRRDIDVLALQETKCRDDQFPEERFTELGYQVAHVGYSQWNGVAIVSRVGLDDVEIGFPGQPCWGEDPDTEARALGATCGGVRVWSLYVPNGRTLTDPHYQYKLQWLAALKETAAGWLAADPDAPVALVGDWNIAPENDDVWDMAVFAHSTHVSPPERAAFRAIVDAGYADVVRPLAPGPGVYTYWDYTQLRFPRREGMRIDFVLGSPALAGRVTGALIDREERKGKGASDHAPVAVQLAD; encoded by the coding sequence GTGCGACTGGCCACCTGGAACGTGAACTCCATCCGCAGCCGGGTCGACCGGGTGGCCGCCTGGTTGCAGCGCCGCGACATCGACGTCCTGGCGCTGCAGGAGACCAAGTGCCGCGACGACCAGTTCCCCGAAGAGCGGTTCACCGAGCTCGGGTACCAGGTGGCGCACGTGGGCTACTCGCAGTGGAACGGCGTGGCGATCGTGTCGCGGGTCGGCCTGGACGACGTCGAGATCGGCTTCCCCGGCCAGCCGTGCTGGGGCGAGGACCCCGACACCGAGGCCCGGGCGCTCGGCGCGACCTGCGGAGGCGTCCGGGTCTGGAGCCTCTACGTGCCGAACGGGCGCACGCTGACCGACCCGCACTACCAGTACAAGCTGCAGTGGCTCGCCGCGTTGAAGGAGACGGCGGCCGGCTGGCTGGCCGCCGATCCGGACGCTCCGGTGGCGCTGGTCGGCGACTGGAACATCGCGCCGGAGAACGACGACGTCTGGGACATGGCCGTGTTCGCGCACTCCACGCACGTCTCACCGCCGGAGCGGGCAGCGTTCCGGGCGATCGTCGACGCGGGGTACGCCGACGTCGTCCGGCCGCTCGCGCCCGGCCCGGGCGTGTACACGTACTGGGACTACACGCAGCTGCGCTTCCCGCGCCGCGAGGGCATGCGGATCGACTTCGTCCTCGGCTCCCCGGCCCTCGCCGGTCGGGTGACCGGCGCGCTCATCGACCGCGAGGAGCGCAAGGGCAAGGGCGCCAGCGACCACGCACCGGTGGCCGTGCAGCTCGCGGACTGA
- the yaaA gene encoding peroxide stress protein YaaA, which yields MLVLLPPSETKSPGGSGSPLDLDSLSSPALSPVRAQLVEALVALSDDPPSARAALGLSAQQDGEIARNAALLSAPTAPALERYTGVLYDALDVRSLTKAGRARAASRLAVGSALFGLVRDGDRIPAYRLSAGSQLPGLPTLRTLWKPALSAVLADIDDLVVDLRSGSYAALAPVPGAVTVTVLSERSDGSRAVVSHFNKAHKGRLARFLATTTAEPTDVGRLRALLRRNGFPVEADGSALTLVVPADQVVTTRAQRGNLAG from the coding sequence GTGCTGGTCCTGCTCCCCCCGTCCGAGACGAAGTCGCCGGGCGGGTCCGGCTCCCCGCTCGACCTCGACTCGCTGTCCTCTCCCGCCCTGTCGCCGGTGCGTGCGCAGCTGGTCGAGGCGCTGGTGGCGCTCTCCGACGACCCGCCGTCGGCCCGGGCCGCGCTCGGGCTCTCCGCGCAGCAGGACGGCGAGATCGCGCGCAACGCGGCGCTGCTGAGCGCGCCCACCGCGCCCGCGCTGGAGCGCTACACCGGCGTCCTCTACGACGCGCTCGACGTCCGGTCGCTGACGAAGGCAGGGCGGGCCCGGGCGGCATCTCGACTGGCGGTGGGCTCGGCGCTGTTCGGGCTGGTGCGCGACGGCGACCGGATCCCGGCCTACCGGCTCTCGGCGGGCTCGCAGCTGCCGGGGCTGCCGACGCTGCGCACGCTGTGGAAGCCGGCGCTGTCGGCGGTGCTGGCGGACATCGACGACCTGGTGGTCGACCTGCGCAGCGGCTCGTACGCCGCGCTGGCGCCGGTGCCCGGGGCGGTGACGGTCACCGTGCTCAGCGAGCGGTCCGACGGCAGCCGCGCCGTCGTCAGCCACTTCAACAAGGCGCACAAGGGGCGGCTGGCGCGGTTCCTCGCGACCACCACGGCCGAGCCCACGGACGTCGGCCGGCTGCGGGCGCTGCTGCGGCGCAACGGCTTTCCGGTGGAGGCCGACGGCTCGGCGCTGACGCTCGTCGTCCCGGCCGACCAGGTGGTCACCACCCGCGCTCAGCGTGGGAACCTCGCAGGGTGA